Proteins co-encoded in one Candidatus Polarisedimenticolaceae bacterium genomic window:
- a CDS encoding methylmalonyl-CoA mutase family protein produces the protein MSERKGSRSREEWERRTLKPSLEKSAERPVLFSTVSDLPIERLYTKDDLGPGWSEDEKLGYPGEYPFTRGIHPTMYRGRLWTMRQFAGFGAAEDTNARFRYLLEHGQTGLSTAFDLPTLMGRDSDDALARGEVGREGVAIDSLADMEILFSGIPLDQVSTSMTINAPAAVLFCMYLAVAEKQGIPFAKLNGTLQNDILKEYIAQKEWIYPPRPSMRIITDLIAYCTREVPRWNTISISGYHIREAGSTAVQELAFTLADGIAYVEAARAAGQDVDEVAPRLSFFFNSHNDFFEEIAKLRAARRIWARVMRERFEAKSPRSWMLRFHTQTAGCSLTAQQPLNNVARVTIQALAAVLGGTQSLHTDSFDEALALPTEQAVTVALRTQQILAEESGVTNTIDPLGGSYFVEALTDRVEREAMAYIERIDQMGGMIAAIERGFPQKEIADASYHYQRQTDRGIKTIVGVNKFALENEERMEILKIGEGVETAQLARLADVKKRRDGAKLEAALAALADAARSGESVIPPMLDAVRSYGTVQEISQALVPVFGTYQEVSVL, from the coding sequence GTGAGCGAGCGCAAGGGGAGCCGTTCCCGCGAGGAATGGGAGCGCCGGACTCTCAAGCCGAGCCTCGAGAAGAGCGCCGAGAGACCGGTCCTGTTCTCGACCGTCTCCGACCTCCCGATCGAGAGGCTCTACACCAAGGACGACCTCGGGCCCGGCTGGAGCGAGGACGAGAAGCTCGGCTATCCCGGCGAGTATCCGTTCACGCGGGGCATCCACCCGACGATGTACCGCGGCCGCCTGTGGACGATGCGGCAGTTCGCCGGCTTCGGTGCCGCCGAGGACACGAACGCCCGCTTCCGATATCTCCTCGAGCACGGCCAGACCGGGCTCTCGACCGCCTTCGACCTGCCGACGCTCATGGGCCGCGACAGCGACGACGCGCTCGCGCGGGGCGAGGTAGGCCGCGAAGGGGTCGCGATCGACTCGCTCGCCGACATGGAGATCCTCTTCTCCGGGATCCCGCTCGACCAGGTCTCGACCTCGATGACGATCAACGCGCCGGCGGCCGTGCTCTTCTGCATGTATCTCGCCGTCGCCGAGAAGCAGGGAATCCCGTTCGCCAAGCTCAACGGCACGCTCCAGAACGACATCCTCAAGGAGTACATCGCCCAGAAGGAGTGGATCTACCCGCCGCGGCCGAGCATGCGCATTATCACCGACCTCATCGCGTACTGCACCCGTGAGGTCCCGCGGTGGAACACGATCTCGATCTCGGGCTACCACATCCGCGAGGCGGGCTCGACGGCGGTGCAGGAGCTGGCGTTCACGCTCGCCGACGGCATCGCCTACGTCGAGGCGGCCCGCGCCGCGGGCCAAGACGTCGACGAGGTCGCGCCGCGCCTCTCGTTCTTCTTCAACTCGCACAACGACTTCTTCGAGGAGATCGCGAAGCTGCGGGCCGCGCGCCGTATCTGGGCGCGCGTCATGCGCGAGCGGTTCGAGGCGAAGTCGCCCCGCAGCTGGATGCTCCGATTCCACACGCAGACGGCGGGCTGCTCCCTCACGGCGCAGCAGCCGCTCAACAACGTCGCGCGGGTCACGATCCAGGCGCTCGCGGCGGTCCTGGGCGGCACGCAGTCGCTCCACACCGACTCGTTCGACGAGGCGCTCGCGCTTCCGACCGAGCAGGCGGTGACGGTCGCCCTCAGGACGCAGCAGATCCTCGCCGAGGAGTCGGGCGTCACGAACACCATCGACCCGCTGGGCGGGTCGTACTTCGTCGAGGCGCTCACCGACCGGGTCGAGCGCGAGGCGATGGCCTACATCGAGCGCATCGACCAGATGGGGGGCATGATCGCGGCGATCGAGCGCGGCTTCCCGCAGAAGGAGATCGCCGACGCCTCGTATCACTACCAGCGGCAGACCGACCGCGGCATCAAGACGATCGTCGGGGTCAACAAATTCGCCCTCGAGAACGAGGAGCGGATGGAGATCCTGAAGATCGGCGAGGGGGTCGAGACCGCGCAGCTCGCGCGGCTCGCCGACGTGAAGAAGCGGCGCGACGGCGCCAAGCTCGAGGCGGCGCTCGCGGCTCTCGCCGACGCCGCGCGGAGCGGCGAGAGCGTCATCCCGCCGATGCTCGACGCCGTGCGCTCGTACGGCACGGTTCAAGAGATCAGCCAAGCGCTCGTGCCGGTCTTCGGGACCTACCAGGAAGTCTCGGTTCTCTGA
- a CDS encoding cobalamin B12-binding domain-containing protein has protein sequence MTGERRLRLLVGKVGLDGHDRGAKIIARAFRDAGFEVIYTGLHQTPEMVVQTAIQEDVDAVSLSILSGAHNYLFPRVIELLRERGAMDIAVFGGGIVPDEDVPGLKKAGVLEIFTPGASTEDVIAWVRSNVKPRVLR, from the coding sequence ATGACGGGCGAGCGGCGCCTCAGGCTCCTCGTGGGCAAGGTCGGACTCGACGGTCACGACCGCGGCGCGAAGATCATCGCGCGCGCTTTCCGCGACGCCGGCTTCGAGGTCATCTACACGGGCCTCCACCAGACTCCCGAGATGGTGGTGCAGACGGCGATCCAGGAAGACGTCGACGCGGTGTCGTTGTCGATCCTCTCTGGCGCGCACAATTACCTCTTCCCGCGCGTCATCGAGCTCCTGAGGGAGCGGGGGGCGATGGACATTGCCGTCTTCGGCGGCGGGATCGTTCCTGACGAGGACGTCCCGGGCCTGAAGAAGGCCGGCGTGCTCGAGATCTTCACCCCGGGAGCCTCGACCGAGGACGTCATCGCGTGGGTCCGTTCGAACGTGAAGCCGCGCGTGCTCCGATGA
- a CDS encoding response regulator has protein sequence MTAARTILLADDSVTIRKVVELTFSDTNIRVLAVASGHEALERMSEVHPDLVLADVVMPGPSGYDVCRAVKGSPRPVPVLLLTGAFEPFDPAEAEACGSDGTVTKPFDSRSLVERVEELLARGARPASRTAQAPAEPPPKDDDLEEIFDALADAAPEPKTAPPEPPPRPTHLLSESDIDAIARAVVVRLSDKVLREIAWDVVPDLAEVIVRERLQEIERGEREPR, from the coding sequence ATGACGGCGGCCCGCACGATCCTCCTCGCCGACGACAGCGTGACGATCCGCAAGGTCGTGGAGCTGACCTTCTCCGACACGAACATCCGCGTTCTCGCGGTCGCCTCCGGCCACGAAGCGCTCGAGCGGATGAGCGAGGTGCATCCCGACCTCGTGCTCGCGGACGTCGTCATGCCGGGACCGTCCGGGTACGACGTGTGCCGCGCGGTCAAGGGCTCGCCCCGTCCGGTGCCCGTCCTCTTGCTCACGGGCGCGTTCGAGCCTTTCGATCCGGCGGAGGCCGAAGCCTGCGGGAGCGACGGCACGGTGACGAAGCCGTTCGACTCGCGCTCGCTCGTCGAGCGGGTGGAGGAGCTGCTCGCCCGCGGAGCGCGCCCCGCCTCGAGGACAGCGCAGGCTCCCGCGGAGCCGCCGCCCAAGGACGACGACCTCGAGGAGATCTTCGACGCGCTGGCCGACGCGGCTCCCGAGCCGAAGACGGCCCCCCCGGAGCCGCCGCCACGTCCGACGCATCTTCTTTCCGAGAGCGACATCGACGCGATCGCACGCGCCGTCGTCGTGCGCCTCTCGGACAAGGTCCTCCGCGAGATCGCTTGGGACGTCGTGCCCGACCTCGCCGAGGTGATCGTCCGCGAGCGCCTCCAAGAGATCGAGCGCGGCGAGCGCGAGCCGCGCTGA
- a CDS encoding valine--tRNA ligase — MSIEKEYRPDAIEEHWAKAWIERDVFRAGRDQGARPFCMVIPPPNVTGNLHMGHVLVYTLHDVIARWRRMQGWDVLWLPGTDHAGIATQTVVEKQLQKEGIDRRTMGREAFVARVWEWKSLYGSRITGQLKRLGASCDWSRERFTLDPGLSKAVRTVFVRLHREGLIYRDRAMVNWCPRCRTALSDLETIHETERGKLWTIRYPFADGRGGGIEVATTRPETMLGDSGVAVHPDDERYRAAVGRTLTLPLAGRTIPVVADTFVDPAFGTGAVKVTPAHDPNDFAAGRRLGLPEIVVIDLDGKMTKEAGEFAGLDRYQARKRVVSRLEEAGLLVGVREHEHAVGHCQRCGTVVEPLASPQWFVKVGPLAETAVAAVEQGRTVIVPPSWEKVYFEWMRNIHDWCISRQLWWGHRIPAWYCDACGTVEVHEDDPKACAKCRGPLRQDDDVLDTWFSSGLWPFSTLGWPESTADLARYYPTNLLITGFDIIFFWVARMMMLGLKFMGDVPFREVYIHGLVRDEQGQKMSKSKGNTIDPDDVQKRYGTDAVRLTMAMLAAPGNDIPLAEGRMEGYRAFANKLWNACRFVLLRLEGAEVKRDYTEDELTLVDRWILARTHAVIGEVDRALEQYRFDRAADTLYHFVWHAFCDWYIELVKPDLLAEGRRAEVARAVLLEVLDTLLRLLHPVMPFVTEELWQKIPHDGELLATAAWPRVREDRLDARAERDMELLQELIVKARNVRAEAGIDPSRRIDLMVHAENARNRKLVSDQAALVATLVRADRVEVVEAFPEGLVAARGVVRSLEVAIPLEGLLDFDAERTRLTRDLAKIVAELDARNRKLANESFLERAPAEVVEKERAIQKEFLEKKRRIEATLATLG; from the coding sequence ATGTCCATAGAGAAGGAATACCGTCCCGACGCGATCGAGGAGCATTGGGCGAAGGCCTGGATCGAGCGCGACGTGTTCCGCGCCGGCCGCGACCAGGGCGCGCGCCCGTTCTGCATGGTCATCCCGCCGCCGAACGTGACCGGCAACCTCCACATGGGGCACGTCCTCGTCTACACGCTCCACGACGTGATCGCGCGCTGGCGGCGGATGCAGGGCTGGGACGTGCTGTGGCTCCCGGGCACCGATCACGCGGGGATCGCGACGCAGACGGTCGTCGAGAAGCAGCTCCAGAAGGAGGGGATCGACCGCCGCACGATGGGACGCGAAGCGTTCGTCGCGCGCGTCTGGGAATGGAAGTCGCTCTACGGCTCGCGGATCACCGGCCAGCTCAAGCGCCTCGGCGCGTCGTGCGACTGGTCGCGCGAGCGCTTCACCCTCGACCCGGGGCTCAGCAAGGCCGTGCGGACGGTCTTCGTCCGCCTCCATCGCGAAGGGCTCATCTACCGCGATCGCGCGATGGTGAACTGGTGCCCGCGGTGCCGGACGGCGCTCTCCGACCTCGAGACGATCCACGAGACCGAGCGCGGCAAGCTCTGGACGATCCGCTACCCGTTCGCCGACGGCAGGGGCGGGGGCATCGAGGTCGCGACGACGCGGCCCGAGACGATGCTCGGCGACAGCGGCGTCGCCGTCCATCCCGACGACGAGCGCTATCGCGCGGCGGTCGGGCGAACGCTCACGCTGCCGCTCGCCGGACGCACGATCCCCGTCGTCGCCGACACCTTCGTCGACCCCGCGTTCGGAACCGGTGCCGTGAAGGTCACCCCCGCGCACGACCCGAACGATTTCGCCGCCGGCCGCAGGCTCGGCCTCCCGGAGATCGTCGTCATCGACCTCGACGGGAAGATGACGAAGGAAGCCGGCGAGTTCGCGGGGCTCGACCGCTACCAGGCGAGGAAACGCGTCGTGTCCCGGCTCGAGGAGGCGGGGCTCCTCGTGGGCGTGCGCGAGCACGAGCACGCCGTGGGGCACTGCCAGCGCTGCGGAACGGTCGTCGAGCCGCTCGCCTCGCCGCAGTGGTTCGTGAAGGTCGGTCCGCTCGCCGAGACCGCGGTCGCCGCGGTGGAGCAGGGCCGCACCGTCATCGTGCCCCCCTCGTGGGAGAAGGTCTACTTCGAATGGATGCGGAACATCCACGACTGGTGCATCTCGCGCCAGCTTTGGTGGGGTCACCGGATTCCCGCGTGGTACTGCGATGCCTGCGGGACGGTCGAGGTCCACGAGGACGATCCGAAGGCCTGCGCGAAGTGCCGCGGCCCCCTCCGTCAGGACGACGACGTGCTCGACACCTGGTTCTCGTCCGGGCTCTGGCCGTTCTCGACGCTCGGCTGGCCGGAGTCGACGGCCGACCTCGCCCGTTACTACCCGACGAATCTCCTCATCACCGGGTTCGACATCATCTTCTTCTGGGTCGCGCGCATGATGATGCTCGGCCTCAAGTTCATGGGCGACGTGCCGTTCCGCGAGGTCTACATCCACGGCCTCGTCCGCGACGAGCAGGGCCAGAAGATGTCGAAGTCGAAGGGGAACACGATCGACCCCGACGACGTGCAGAAGCGCTACGGCACCGACGCCGTGCGCCTCACGATGGCGATGCTCGCCGCGCCGGGCAACGACATCCCCTTGGCCGAGGGACGGATGGAAGGGTACCGGGCGTTCGCCAACAAGCTCTGGAACGCCTGCCGCTTCGTCCTGCTCCGGCTCGAAGGCGCCGAGGTCAAGCGCGATTACACCGAGGACGAGCTGACGCTCGTCGACCGCTGGATCCTCGCGCGCACCCACGCCGTCATCGGCGAGGTCGACCGCGCGCTCGAGCAGTACCGCTTCGACCGCGCGGCCGACACCCTTTATCACTTCGTCTGGCACGCGTTCTGCGATTGGTACATCGAGCTCGTGAAGCCGGACCTCCTGGCCGAGGGACGGCGCGCGGAGGTCGCCCGCGCCGTGCTGCTCGAGGTCCTCGACACGCTGCTCCGTCTCCTCCACCCGGTCATGCCGTTCGTCACCGAGGAGCTCTGGCAGAAGATTCCGCACGACGGCGAGCTCCTGGCGACCGCCGCGTGGCCCAGGGTCCGTGAGGACCGATTGGACGCCCGCGCCGAGCGCGACATGGAGCTCCTCCAAGAGCTGATCGTGAAGGCTCGGAACGTTCGTGCGGAGGCGGGGATCGATCCGTCGCGCCGTATCGACCTCATGGTGCATGCAGAGAACGCCCGCAACCGCAAGCTCGTGTCGGATCAGGCCGCGCTCGTCGCGACGCTCGTCCGCGCCGATCGTGTCGAGGTCGTCGAGGCGTTCCCCGAGGGTCTCGTCGCGGCGAGGGGCGTCGTGCGGAGCCTCGAGGTGGCGATCCCGCTCGAGGGGCTCCTCGACTTCGACGCGGAGCGCACGCGCTTGACGCGTGACCTCGCCAAGATCGTCGCGGAGCTCGACGCGCGGAACCGCAAGCTCGCGAACGAGTCGTTCCTCGAGCGCGCGCCCGCCGAGGTCGTCGAGAAGGAGCGGGCGATCCAGAAGGAGTTCCTCGAGAAGAAGCGCCGCATCGAGGCGACGCTCGCGACCCTGGGATGA
- the nadC gene encoding carboxylating nicotinate-nucleotide diphosphorylase, whose translation MTPPALDAQAVARSIEAALAEDLGARGDITSLAVVSSELRARAHVVAREPLVVAGIPIARGVFLRLDAGARFPYAAEDGRRTTAGERVLTVEGRAIALLEGERTALNFLQRLSGIATATAAAVQEIAGTGARILDTRKTAPGLRLLDKYAVAVGGGTNNRIGLYDQAMIKDTHLGAAASLGDAVRACLSSGVPADAITAEVRNRRELEEAIAAGAGRAILDNMSLDDLAACVALGKGKIVLEASGGLRPGRLKAVAATGVDALSLGYLTHSVAAADLAMDLESLP comes from the coding sequence ATGACCCCGCCGGCGCTCGACGCTCAGGCTGTGGCCCGGTCGATCGAGGCGGCGCTCGCGGAAGATCTCGGAGCGCGTGGGGACATCACCTCGCTGGCGGTGGTGTCTTCGGAGCTTCGGGCGCGCGCGCACGTCGTCGCGCGCGAGCCTCTCGTGGTCGCCGGCATTCCGATCGCCCGAGGGGTCTTCCTCCGCCTCGACGCCGGAGCGCGTTTCCCCTACGCCGCCGAGGACGGGCGGAGAACGACGGCCGGCGAGCGGGTCCTCACCGTGGAGGGGCGCGCGATCGCGCTCCTCGAGGGGGAGCGGACCGCGCTCAACTTCCTTCAGCGTCTCTCGGGGATCGCGACCGCGACCGCCGCCGCCGTGCAGGAGATCGCCGGCACCGGCGCCCGGATCCTCGACACGCGCAAGACGGCGCCGGGCTTGCGGCTCCTCGACAAGTACGCGGTCGCCGTCGGCGGCGGGACGAACAATCGCATCGGGCTCTACGATCAGGCGATGATCAAGGACACGCATCTCGGCGCGGCGGCGTCGCTCGGAGACGCGGTACGCGCTTGCTTGTCGTCCGGCGTGCCTGCCGACGCGATCACCGCCGAGGTGCGCAACCGTCGGGAGCTCGAGGAGGCGATCGCCGCGGGCGCCGGCCGCGCCATCCTCGACAACATGAGCCTCGACGATCTCGCGGCCTGCGTCGCCCTCGGGAAGGGGAAGATCGTGCTCGAGGCGTCGGGCGGCCTCCGGCCCGGGAGGCTGAAGGCGGTCGCGGCGACCGGCGTCGATGCGCTCAGCCTCGGCTACCTCACGCACTCGGTCGCGGCCGCCGATCTCGCCATGGACCTCGAGAGCCTCCCCTGA
- a CDS encoding biotin--[acetyl-CoA-carboxylase] ligase has product MHDATGSTNDDAKALAREGAPAATVVIAGSQSAGRGRLGRAWHSAQGLGLYLSVLVRPEEPADRLGRFALAAAVATCRACRTLGASRASIKWPNDVLVGHRKLAGILAEMKAGESGRELVLGIGVNVGHGAEDFPADLRDAATSLALAAGAPAPERETVAVELLDALGDALNRLESGAWDQVEETFLAMAPAASGSRVRLATGEAGVTDGLDATGALRVKTGRGIVTVHAGESVAPAED; this is encoded by the coding sequence GTGCACGACGCGACCGGCTCGACCAACGACGACGCGAAGGCGCTCGCCCGCGAAGGCGCACCCGCGGCAACGGTCGTGATCGCCGGCAGCCAATCGGCGGGGCGCGGCCGTCTCGGGCGCGCGTGGCATTCCGCGCAGGGTCTCGGTCTCTACCTCTCCGTCCTGGTGCGCCCCGAGGAGCCGGCCGACCGGCTGGGCCGTTTCGCGCTCGCCGCGGCGGTGGCCACGTGCCGCGCGTGCCGGACGCTCGGAGCGTCGCGTGCCTCCATCAAGTGGCCGAACGACGTCCTCGTCGGCCACCGCAAGCTCGCGGGGATCCTCGCCGAGATGAAGGCGGGGGAGAGCGGCCGCGAGCTCGTCCTCGGCATCGGCGTCAACGTGGGACACGGGGCGGAGGACTTTCCGGCGGACCTTCGCGACGCCGCGACCTCGTTGGCCCTCGCGGCCGGCGCACCCGCGCCGGAACGGGAGACGGTCGCTGTGGAGCTCCTCGACGCACTGGGAGACGCGTTGAATCGGCTGGAGAGCGGCGCCTGGGATCAGGTCGAAGAGACGTTCCTCGCGATGGCTCCGGCGGCCTCGGGCTCGCGGGTGCGCCTCGCCACCGGCGAGGCCGGGGTCACGGACGGGCTCGATGCCACGGGCGCGCTCCGCGTGAAGACCGGCCGTGGCATCGTGACGGTGCACGCGGGAGAATCGGTGGCGCCGGCGGAGGATTGA
- a CDS encoding type III pantothenate kinase has protein sequence MLLAVDTGNTHTVLGLFDGKRLVASWRIATRKENTADELGALLRSLFAAKGLDPAGVDGVIVSSVVPDWNGVLAATSEGTFERTAVFVAPGVKTGIPILYENPHEVGADRIVNAVAAVQRYGAPVIVLDFGTATTFDVVSAKGEYLGGVIAPGLGISAEALFSRAARLSRVDVRKPARVIGRTTEESVQAGLFLGYVALIEGIVKRLHAELGVEAPVIATGGLAPAFEGELAFLAGVEPDLTLEGLRLIWEKNRR, from the coding sequence ATGCTGCTCGCGGTCGACACGGGGAATACGCACACGGTGCTCGGGCTCTTCGACGGCAAGCGCCTCGTCGCGAGCTGGCGCATCGCGACTCGCAAGGAAAACACCGCCGACGAGCTCGGAGCGCTCCTCCGCTCGCTCTTCGCGGCGAAGGGGCTCGACCCCGCCGGCGTCGACGGCGTCATCGTCTCCTCGGTCGTCCCCGACTGGAACGGCGTCCTCGCGGCGACCTCGGAGGGGACGTTCGAGCGGACCGCCGTCTTCGTGGCGCCGGGAGTCAAGACGGGAATCCCCATCCTCTACGAGAACCCCCACGAGGTCGGCGCGGATCGCATCGTCAACGCCGTGGCGGCGGTCCAGCGCTACGGCGCGCCGGTGATCGTCCTCGACTTCGGCACCGCGACGACGTTCGACGTCGTGAGCGCCAAGGGGGAATACCTCGGCGGCGTGATCGCCCCGGGCCTCGGCATCTCGGCCGAGGCGCTGTTCTCGCGCGCCGCGCGCCTCTCGCGCGTCGACGTGCGCAAGCCGGCGCGCGTCATCGGAAGAACGACCGAGGAGAGCGTGCAAGCGGGGCTCTTCCTCGGCTACGTCGCGCTCATCGAAGGGATCGTGAAGCGCCTCCATGCGGAGCTCGGGGTCGAGGCACCCGTGATCGCGACCGGCGGCCTCGCACCCGCGTTCGAGGGCGAGCTCGCTTTCCTCGCCGGGGTCGAGCCGGACCTCACCCTCGAAGGGCTGCGCCTCATCTGGGAGAAGAACCGCCGGTGA
- a CDS encoding ComEC/Rec2 family competence protein, whose translation MHPDLPAPIVVLAAALIAGAAMGGPRPHLGAALVLAGVCSVMTWLVRRHRRAALLLFIVATWGAGAAVQRLSWIRHAAAERRLFDGRDRVEIELTGRVVSAPERQTNGERAFRIDVEGRDARIALDVAAPQDADRERLDGLRRGDLILVWCTLRAPRGGPLGSADDARRRLLGDRLDAEGRVKSSRLVRRLESGGASIGRILDRLHAAAIARLDGAVDPAGRTRAILGAMVLGDRGLLDPEDVACLRDAGLVHLISISGLHTAMTVLVLLALARRAGAGAKACALASVVLLPALAALVGDGAAVWRACGLLAVTLVARATGRDALPLAALALSSAGLVIASPGLAWNIGFVLSVAATAGLVVGLSDRAAKRGPVARSLGATTGAYAATLPFVAHAFGRTAPAALVANLVAAPLCAACMAGGVLVLVVGRAGASAADHSVDALLAVSRIAANLPCGHLRVASPPPLLDALYVVVLLLYAFAGRRRAAGLAVFFLALAIHLGPLPMAPGRATVTVLDVGQGLSVLLQGGEGDVSLYDAGPAGEGRLDAGDRIVVPALAAIGCRRLDVLALSHDHDDHAGGAFAVLRDREVGELWLAQGSERDPLTQALAAEAVARGVAVRRLMRGAHLGAGSFAVDVLHPGQDDRTRPVNDRCLALRARAPEGPAILLPGDLESAGERSLLAAASPAAEALVAPHHGSDGSSTIPFVRAVAPRVVVVSVGAGNRFGHPGASALARLGSGGAAIYRTDRCGAVSLEAEARRWIVSVDAHGRAHEREHEDGEQECGDGAATPAERLTLVEQPGVASTKNEEDTEPERIGRGHPGPHALSDHPDGEAGDRRPRDDRVRPRRDREHGVTAVELPHGEEIHRRHEHTDPRRAVDRIQLE comes from the coding sequence TTGCACCCGGATCTGCCCGCTCCGATCGTCGTTCTCGCCGCCGCGCTGATCGCAGGCGCCGCGATGGGCGGCCCGCGCCCGCATCTCGGCGCGGCGCTCGTCTTGGCCGGCGTGTGCTCGGTCATGACTTGGCTCGTGCGACGGCATCGCCGCGCGGCGCTCCTCCTCTTCATCGTGGCCACGTGGGGGGCGGGCGCCGCGGTGCAACGGCTCTCCTGGATCCGCCACGCCGCGGCTGAGCGACGCCTCTTCGACGGACGGGATCGCGTCGAGATCGAGCTGACCGGACGGGTCGTCTCCGCGCCCGAAAGACAGACGAACGGCGAGCGGGCCTTTCGCATCGACGTCGAAGGACGCGATGCCCGCATCGCGCTCGACGTCGCGGCACCTCAGGACGCCGATCGCGAGCGCCTGGACGGCCTCAGGCGCGGCGATCTCATCCTCGTCTGGTGCACGCTCCGCGCGCCGCGCGGGGGGCCGCTCGGCTCGGCCGACGACGCGCGCCGGCGACTCCTCGGCGACCGGCTCGATGCCGAAGGGCGGGTGAAGAGTTCCCGTCTCGTGAGACGCCTCGAGAGCGGTGGGGCGTCGATCGGTCGCATCCTCGATCGCTTGCACGCGGCGGCGATCGCGCGGCTCGACGGTGCCGTCGACCCGGCCGGGCGCACGCGCGCGATCCTAGGCGCCATGGTGCTGGGCGACCGCGGCCTCCTCGATCCCGAGGACGTGGCGTGCCTGCGCGACGCCGGCCTCGTCCATCTCATCTCGATCAGCGGACTCCACACGGCGATGACCGTGCTCGTGCTCCTGGCGCTCGCACGGCGCGCGGGTGCGGGGGCGAAGGCGTGTGCTCTCGCCAGCGTCGTCCTCCTTCCCGCGCTCGCCGCCCTGGTCGGCGACGGCGCCGCGGTGTGGCGCGCCTGCGGCCTCCTCGCGGTGACGCTCGTGGCGCGCGCGACGGGACGCGACGCCCTGCCGCTCGCGGCGCTGGCGCTCTCCTCCGCGGGGCTCGTCATCGCCTCACCGGGGCTCGCGTGGAACATCGGGTTCGTTCTGAGCGTCGCGGCCACAGCGGGTCTCGTCGTCGGCTTGAGCGACCGCGCCGCGAAGCGTGGACCGGTGGCACGCTCGCTCGGCGCGACGACCGGCGCCTACGCAGCGACGTTGCCGTTCGTCGCTCACGCCTTCGGGCGCACGGCACCCGCCGCTCTCGTCGCCAACCTCGTCGCAGCGCCGCTCTGCGCCGCGTGCATGGCGGGCGGCGTGCTCGTCCTGGTCGTGGGACGGGCGGGCGCCTCTGCCGCCGATCACTCGGTCGATGCGCTCCTCGCCGTCTCGAGAATCGCGGCGAATCTCCCGTGCGGTCATCTCCGCGTCGCGTCGCCGCCTCCTCTCCTCGACGCGCTCTACGTCGTCGTGCTTCTCCTCTACGCATTCGCCGGCCGCCGCCGCGCGGCGGGGCTCGCGGTGTTCTTCCTGGCCCTCGCGATCCACCTCGGGCCGCTCCCCATGGCACCGGGGCGGGCGACGGTGACCGTGCTCGACGTCGGCCAGGGGCTCTCGGTTCTCCTCCAGGGCGGGGAAGGGGACGTTTCGCTCTACGACGCCGGTCCCGCTGGCGAGGGACGGCTCGACGCGGGCGACCGCATCGTCGTTCCCGCCCTCGCCGCGATCGGCTGCCGGCGGCTCGACGTCCTCGCCCTCTCGCACGACCACGACGACCACGCTGGAGGCGCCTTTGCCGTGCTCCGGGACCGCGAGGTCGGCGAGCTGTGGCTCGCCCAAGGGAGCGAGCGCGATCCGCTCACCCAGGCGCTCGCCGCCGAGGCGGTCGCGCGCGGCGTCGCCGTGCGGCGGCTGATGCGCGGCGCGCACCTCGGCGCGGGGAGCTTCGCCGTCGACGTCCTCCATCCGGGACAGGACGACCGCACCCGGCCGGTCAACGACCGATGCCTGGCGCTCCGTGCGCGCGCGCCGGAGGGACCGGCGATCCTGCTCCCCGGCGATCTCGAATCGGCGGGCGAGCGCTCGCTGCTCGCGGCCGCGAGCCCGGCGGCCGAGGCGCTCGTGGCGCCGCACCACGGCTCCGACGGCAGCAGCACGATCCCGTTCGTTCGCGCTGTCGCACCTCGCGTCGTCGTCGTTTCGGTCGGCGCGGGGAACCGGTTCGGCCATCCGGGAGCGTCGGCGCTCGCGCGGCTCGGATCTGGCGGCGCTGCGATCTACCGCACGGACCGCTGCGGTGCCGTCTCTCTCGAAGCGGAAGCGCGCCGGTGGATCGTTTCAGTTGATGCCCATGGGCGCGCCCATGAACGTGAGCACGAGGATGGCGAGCAGGAATGCGGCGACGGCGCGGCGACCCCAGCCGAGAGGCTCACCCTCGTCGAGCAACCTGGGGTGGCGTCCACGAAGAATGAGGAGGATACCGAGCCAGAGCGAATAGGGAGAGGGCATCCCGGTCCACACGCTTTGTCCGATCACCCAGACGGCGAAGCCGGCGATCGTCGCCCACGAGATGACCGCGTGCGCCCGCGGCGAGATCGCGAACACGGCGTGACCGCCGTCGAGCTGCCCCACGGGGAAGAGATTCATCGACGTCACGAGCATACCGACCCACGCCGCGCCGTAGATCGAATTCAGCTGGAGTGA